One window of the Bos indicus isolate NIAB-ARS_2022 breed Sahiwal x Tharparkar chromosome 15, NIAB-ARS_B.indTharparkar_mat_pri_1.0, whole genome shotgun sequence genome contains the following:
- the LOC109569070 gene encoding olfactory receptor 4C3D-like — MDVLRPPNNVTEFVLLGLTQNPHVQKILFIAFLFIFLFTVLANLLIVITIALSPTLSAPMYFLLTYLAFLDASFTSVTTPKLIVDLLHQRGIISWRGCLTQVFLEHFLAASEVIVLTVMAYDRYVAICKPLHYTTIMRQGLCRLLVVVAWIGGILHASVQILFLMDLTFCGPNVIDHFTCDFFSLLELACSNTYIPGMVVAANSGGMCLLIFSMLLISYIVILSSLRSHGSEGRRRALSTCGAHFTVVVLFFLPCVFTYTRPVATYPVDKWVTMFSAILTPMLNPIIYTVRNVEVKKAMRNLLKRRVV, encoded by the coding sequence ATGGATGTCCTCAGGCCTCCCAACAATGTGACAGAATTTGTTCTCCTGGGACTCACACAGAATCCACACGTGCAGAAAATACTCTTCATTGcctttctgttcattttcctcTTCACTGTGCTGGCCAACCTGCTCATTGTCATCACCATCGCCCTCAGCCCCACGCTTTCTGCTCCCATGTacttccttctgacttacttggCCTTCTTAGATGCCTCCTTCACATCTGTTACCACCCCCAAATTGATTGTTGACCTACTTCATCAAAGAGGAATCATCTCCTGGCGAGGATGCTTGACTCAGGTCTTTTTAGAACACTTTCTGGCAGCATCAGAGGTCATCGTCCTCACcgtcatggcctatgaccgctatgtggccatctgtaagccTCTGCACTACACGACCATCATGCGACAGGGGCTCTGCCGGCTCCTGGTGGTGGTGGCCTGGATAGGggggatcctgcatgcctcagtgCAGATTCTTTTCTTGATGGACTTGACCTTCTGTGGTCCCAATGTCATTGACCACTTCACGTGTGATTTCTTCTCCCTGTTGGAACTTGCCTGCAGTAACACCTACATACCTGGAATGGTGGTGGCAGCCAACAGTGGGGGCATGTGCTTGCTCATTTTTTCCATGCTGCTCATTTCCTACATAGTCATCCTGAGCTCCCTGAGATCCCACGGCTCTGAAGGACGACGCAGAGCTCTCTCTACATGCGGCGCCCACTTTACAGTAGTGGTGCTCTTTTTTCTGCCTTGTGTGTTCACCTACACACGTCCTGTGGCCACTTACCCTGTGGACAAGTGGGTGACTATGTTCTCTGCAATCCTCACTCCCATGTTGAATCCTATCATTTACACAGTGAGAAACGTGGAGGTGAAAAAAGCCATGAGGAATCTGTTGAAGAGAAGAGTAGTTTAG
- the LOC139187248 gene encoding olfactory receptor 4C3D-like — translation MDVLRLPNNVTEFVLLGLTQNPHVQKILFIAFLFIFLFTVLANLLIVITIALSPTLSAPMYFLLTYLAFLDASFTSVTTPKLIVDLLHQRGIISWRGCLTQVFLEHFLAASEVIVLTVMAYDRYVAICKPLHYMTIMRQGLCQLLVVVAWIGGILHATVQVLFTMELTFCGPNVIDHFMCDFFSLLELACSNTYIPGMVVAANSGGMCLLIFSMLLISYIVILSSLRSHGSEGRRRALSTCGAHFTVVVLFFLPCVFTYTRPVATYPVDKWVTMFSAILTPMLNPIIYTVRNVEVKKAMRNLLKRRVV, via the coding sequence ATGGATGTCCTCAGGCTTCCTAACAATGTGACAGAATTTGTCCTCCTGGGACTCACACAGAATCCACACGTGCAGAAAATACTCTTCATTGcctttctgttcattttcctcTTCACTGTGCTGGCCAACCTGCTCATTGTCATTACCATCGCCCTCAGCCCCACGCTTTCTGCTCCCATGTACTTCCTTCTCACATACTTGGCCTTCTTAGATGCCTCCTTCACATCTGTTACCACCCCCAAATTGATTGTTGACCTACTTCATCAAAGAGGAATCATCTCCTGGCGAGGATGCTTGACTCAGGTCTTTTTGGAACACTTTCTGGCAGCATCAGAGGTCATCGTCCTCACtgtcatggcctatgaccgctatgtggccatctgcaagcctctGCACTACATGACCATCATGCGACAGGGGCTCTGCCAGCTCCTGGTGGTGGTGGCCTGGATCGGggggatcctgcatgccactgtGCAGGTTCTTTTCACCATGGAGTTGACCTTCTGTGGTCCCAATGTCATTGACCACTTCATGTGTGATTTCTTCTCCCTGTTGGAACTTGCCTGCAGTAACACCTACATACCTGGAATGGTGGTGGCAGCCAACAGTGGGGGCATGTGCTTGCTCATTTTTTCCATGCTGCTCATTTCCTACATAGTCATCCTGAGCTCCCTGAGATCCCACGGCTCTGAAGGACGACGCAGAGCTCTCTCTACATGCGGCGCCCACTTTACAGTAGTGGTGCTCTTTTTTCTGCCTTGTGTGTTCACCTACACACGCCCTGTGGCCACTTACCCTGTGGACAAGTGGGTGACTATGTTCTCTGCAATCCTCACTCCCATGTTGAATCCTATCATTTACACAGTGAGAAACGTGGAGGTGAAAAAAGCCATGAGGAATCTGTTGAAGAGAAGAGTAGTTTAG
- the LOC139187249 gene encoding olfactory receptor 4C3D-like: MDVLRPPNNVTEFVLLGLTQNPHVQKILFIAFLFIFLFTVLANLLIVITIALSPTLSAPMYFLLTYLAFLDASFTSVTTPKLIVDLLHQRGIISWRGCLTQVFLEHFLAASEVIVLTVMAYDRYVAICKPLHYTTIMRQGLCQLLVVVAWIGGILHATVQVLFTMELTFCGPNVIDHFMCDFFSLLELACSNTYIPGMVVAANSGGMCLLIFSMLLISYIVILSSLRSHGSEGRRRALSTCGAHFTVVVLFFLPCVFTYTRPVATYPVDKWVTMFSAILTPMLNPIIYTVRNVEVKKAMRNLLKRRVV; the protein is encoded by the coding sequence ATGGATGTCCTCAGGCCTCCCAACAATGTGACAGAATTTGTCCTCCTGGGACTCACACAGAATCCACACGTGCAGAAAATACTCTTCATTGcctttctgttcattttcctcTTCACTGTGCTGGCCAACCTGCTCATTGTCATCACCATCGCCCTCAGCCCCACGCTTTCTGCTCCCATGTACTTCCTTCTCACTTACTTGGCCTTCTTAGATGCCTCCTTCACATCTGTTACCACCCCCAAATTGATTGTTGACCTACTTCATCAAAGAGGAATCATCTCCTGGCGAGGATGCTTGACTCAGGTCTTTTTAGAACACTTCCTGGCAGCATCAGAGGTCATCGTCCTCACcgtcatggcctatgaccgctatgtggccatctgcaagcctctGCACTACACGACCATCATGCGACAGGGGCTCTGCCAGCTCCTGGTGGTGGTGGCCTGGATCGGggggatcctgcatgccactgtGCAGGTTCTTTTCACCATGGAGTTGACCTTCTGTGGTCCCAATGTCATTGACCACTTCATGTGTGATTTCTTCTCCCTGTTGGAACTTGCCTGCAGTAACACCTACATACCTGGAATGGTGGTGGCAGCCAACAGTGGGGGCATGTGCTTGCTCATTTTTTCCATGCTGCTCATTTCCTACATAGTCATCCTGAGCTCCCTGAGATCCCACGGCTCTGAAGGACGACGCAGAGCTCTCTCTACATGCGGCGCCCACTTTACAGTAGTGGTGCTCTTTTTTCTGCCTTGTGTGTTCACCTACACACGCCCTGTGGCCACTTACCCTGTGGACAAGTGGGTGACTATGTTCTCTGCAATCCTCACTCCCATGTTGAATCCTATCATTTACACAGTGAGAAACGTGGAGGTGAAAAAAGCCATGAGGAATCTGTTGAAGAGAAGAGTAGTTTAG